In Pieris brassicae chromosome 8, ilPieBrab1.1, whole genome shotgun sequence, the DNA window tatatttatatatataaataacttcagTTGCAATTATTGTTATCATTTAGTGTGAAAAATGTTATGGCAGCTATAGATTCAactctaaatataatttgcacttttttataaagttgcaTAACTGCCATTGCTTGTATGATATAAAGTGACCTAGTTACAACATTTTGCAAAATACAGTGCTACAATTATCATTCCAGCTGGAATCTTTAACTCAATCAGAGCTAGCATCCCGATTGACCTTAAATTGTACTCCATGCTATGTTGAACCACAACATCTGTATAACCTGCCAATCACTATTATGGATGTTTGGGATGAAAGTGCCCTTAGCTCAAGGGTGAGAGAAGATCTTTACAAATCCTATCCACAAGCGAAACTAGCACATTTGAAAAGTGGAGGGAACTTTCCTTATTTAAGCAGAAGTGACGAGgtcaatttacatttactggtAAGTAATATTGATTATGcactttcttattttatatggcAGAGGCCATTCATAACACACGCGTAGCGCTCGTCCTTGTATCTcttgaataataattgttaatattcgCCCTGTCATATTTATCCATATTtagtcatatttatataatgtgaattttaaaataatgtgacAATAACGATTAGTTACTACTCTTTACAagtaatttcttataaaaagaataaaagatttttttttcattcttaaaGTCAAATAGGTGGTATATGCTTGAATAGgtcaaaaataacaattcatCAGTCAGCTGGTCACGCATAACTGTGGAAACAACTTtcttaaaacattacaaattagaaacatttttaagtatattattttaatatggtgTTATTTAAGAATAGAGAAAATTTAAGGCGACTTTTAGACAGGCGAGATCCATCTTTTACGTTCCATAAGTAAGGTGCAGGCCTGTTTATtactctttttttttaaatccttaaGGGTAAAATTAAGATACAACACTTTAAGTTTGGCTCCCATGTGTCAAACATTTATACCGACAGTATTTTCTAAACCAAGAAAacctattcaaattttatttgtaagtaaGTAGTAAGTAATCCCCAAAATTGGAATCAAATTCGAATCAGACTTTGtcatatcatataaatatccaaataaatttatgtcatttattaattttaaacttttagtgACGCCTACACGGAAAAgtaatcttattaatttaatttgtatttcatgTTCATTTTAGATTCATTTGAGGCAATTCGATGGTACAGACATCTCGGCTTCTTACTTAAGTTTACACAAAATGCCAGCTCACAATCAAGACAACCCCGAGGAAGGTTCAGTCAGTTACTTCAACCAAAGGGATAAGTTTGTTAAAATAtcgtaaatgttttatattattatgcgACTaacgaatttaatattaacgcTAGAACATTCCTATTACATATGTTGGGTGTTTAAATTCCTATAAATGGAGTTTCTATGACTAGTCTAAACGAAATTGAATTCTATAATAGTTGAATTTCAGgttagataattttataaattatttaaaaagaatatatataaaatacatttaaatataatatctgaTAATTAAGAGCAATTGATGACaaaaaggttatttttatgtaattttaactgGTTTTTTCACTGGTCCAGTATAATTTTTGCAGTTTTGTTACTTTACTAAAAGTTTCCTAATATATACAAGtagtgttaaaaattaatctatGATCAAAAACTCAGTGAAGTTTAACTTCCATTTGGatttaagataatattgaaacatattttaatatgaacacTATACAATCAATTAATCTATTATGACAATAACTGCCATtagcaattatttattgtatttaatattgttacttaCAGTTTAATAtcaagataattaaaaaacttaaatcagTCAGACACTTGTCaccaatagtttttattagttcAATCTTACTGACCtgactaataataaatttgcagATTAACTCTTACTCAGATGTATTAGAACTTTCACACactttcaataaaaatgaaatctaatttaattaaactctttctgtcaaatggtgtttacgctgtgatgaaaagagacaagAGTATGTTGGTTAAGACTGCAATTGAATTTAGTTTTCTAGGAAAAAGgggtgattttaattttttatagttgcCGTGAGCAAGCTCGGAGAACTTATTACATGTATTAAGACTGTCTTAGGTTTTATGAATCTTATGGAATGTTGCGGTTAAAAGTTacgaaatatgtatttactaatTCTTTTAGTATATTAATGTATGAATAACTTAGGGAATTCTAAATCTTGTTAAGATTAATTATATGACCTATATCTACCAAAACTTTTTTTGGTAGGTTTCTAAATGATAAAAACATGGACTATGTTTTGTCCTTCTCACTCTAGTGACAATCGATAAAGCAATTGTATAAAAACGTAAACTTATAATCGAAAATGTTTTAAgcatacaaattgttatttcgAAAACTTATTAGAAGCTAGATTTTTTacgattattaaataaaacaccaaAGTTAAcgatagttttatttaacttttcttAATCTATGTTTCCTTTTCTAATTTTTGCCATTTCTTCTTTTCTTGAGCCTTTAACGCCTGTTCTCTTTCTTCATCATCGGAAAAGTACTCCGCTAAATCATTCTCTTGAGGGATGGGTTGTCCGGCCAACGTGGTTCCCTTTTCATTAAGTGCGGGtgcatttaatttgaaaagtgGGTCTTCCGACATAATTTCCGGGATTATTGGCTCACCATGAGGTTGACTTTGACTATTGTGAGCGGAGACTGTTGAATATATTGACATTGCCTgaaaccaatttaaaaaaaggtagCAATAcgttataaagaaaaacacgTTGAAACCTCCTCGACTATGTTACTTAACGAGGTTAACGCAAGAGGAACGgattttgaagtgaaactccTTTAGAATTGTATGATTTCAAATCGGATGCAACGGAAAAAGAGAgggaaaataaattcatatttaataaaattaaagtttgatATTaaacgttataataaaatttaacacaaattttttgaagtgaaacttctttagaatcgttgtgatttcaaaccggatgcaacgaaaaaacgacaggtaagagacacaaatacaaaaatgtgtaggaTGAAGCCAGGGGAAAGAATGagacagaaatatacatacaatttgtatattatcggtCTCTCCTCTTTGTGCCATACTTCGTAGCGTCCCCACTCCCGTCTTCTAAGCATAGTCGCCTGTAATTTGTGAGCCAGAGCGAGAGAGCAGATGtcagtgtgtatgtatattgcaCACTGTTTAATACGTGCTTGTATTTGAGCATTTAACGTGTGTAGTGCATGTGAAAACTACGTGAGCTTACTGTACACTGTATGCGGCTGCGTATTACAGCGTTTTAGTAAGATAGCGTggtgtgttattatttaactgtttgtgagtatttttttctaataggcaatgaTCAGGCTTCTGTACTAATagacaattaaagaaacacataaaaaaaccttAGATTCCTTGACTATTGAAAGCGATtggaagtgaaacttatttatcggcgttggaaaaaaattaccgtctcatttttgagttacgcgtcacatatTTCCGTTACGTACTATCTTTTTcgtgtccctaccacggttgattcattaataacaaaaatatataataacgataacaacgatagtaataattgtattacaattaatgaaattctgtaataatcttagtagtgataaggtaaaatgagataattgtattatttgtattcatgtctatgataatgaaagccttttgttaaactttatctaatttaactttatttaaccaatgtatataaagttgcatatattggatcatttttcgaaaaataaggtcataaagacgtttcacttcttacgtgtgtacactagtacacgcacacattcttttttttttttttaaagaaaagtttAATCCTACATTTATATAGCGAAAAAAGTaaagtataatttacatacagggtgtcccaaaagtcgacgtcaagtcgaaattttctcataggtaatgccacaccagttatcagaaaatatttaaaaaaaaaacatgtatttttgaagttatggaaattttccttttattccagaaaatgtgacacttttttttttaaatattttctgataactggtgtggcattacctatgagaaaatttcgacttgacgtcgacttttgggacatcctgtatattatataaacattggTTTTCAAGGTTTCACTTCTACCACGTGTGAATtgcacacatgttttttttttaaatatggttTTCATTCAGATACTCCTAAGGAACGTTTAGGGTgtatagttgtttttttttaaattaattcactggaataaaacaattattgtagaaggtcgcaaaaaaatatatatactcgAGGCAATGTTCGAATAATCGGGAAATGTTCTGATCGAGTCAATTGGCccttgatttttattgttgcttTGGTTAATCATTGAGATTCCTTCAATTACTTTTGAGAATCATAAtaaattcgattttttttatttaatcttttCAAAGTTTGGAATCATTATTGATTAAGAGTACgaatgttgtttttttcttctttttggcTATGGCTTAACGAATATAGTTACGACCAACCAGAGGAAACGCCATCTTGAGTTTGGACAGTGCGTTCAGAGAATGCAGGGTAGTGCTGGTTTAATATTCAGTGGAGCATTGTGGTGATGAGACGTTGAACCGATTTGAGTGTATTAATGGTTGAGTAGATTTTGAGAACCACTGCTCGTTATAATAGCTAAAGATGTTACTTGTAATGTTAAAAggtatctaaattaaatactgtacGATCATTATTCGTGTCTTGTGCTTGTACTTTACCCACTAAGCCCGATAATGTCGATGTCCATTACGATGGAGCGACGATatttctccgacatatatgtttattttttttatttgtgttgcATTGACTAGTAAGGATATGAAATTATTGAATCATTTTtatcgatatatatatataaaaatgaattgctgTTCGTTTCCCTAAAACTCGGCAATGGCTGGACCTAATAATTTTGATCTTGGAATATTTGTGAAAGTTTAGCGAaggttttaatgtaaaatacaaaagcataaataatttaattttccaatACGATTCGTTTTTAGCTATAAAACATTTGATGTCTGTTATTTAGATCTATACTCTTGTTTGTAATTAACCTAAATGGCTGGACCCGTTTTGATGAGTGTTCTCGTGAAATCAAGAATGAGATTTCTTTATGAGGCAAACGAGCTGCAACGGCGAGTGCTAGAGTGCGTCGCCGACCTATTAGGAagtagtacgctcttttctggaATACCTCGTACTAGAGTATTTATAAGTTTGATATTTGGTATTCGTATGTCGGTTCCGCTAACATAAAAATCTCACCTGAGCCACTAAGTTGGAGACATCACCTGCATTCGCGGGCAGGATGAGCGTATTATTGGTGCGAGCGAGTTTGCGAAACGCGTCCACGTACTGCTCAGCGATTGACAGAGACGCTGCTTGCTTGCTGTCCTGTTATtgaagtttattaatattactattgaAAAACCCAACTTATGCCGAAACCATTACCAAGCATACATCTGGACAGAATACTGACCTGTGCTACTAAAAGCCACCTTGAAATTCTAAGACCTATCTTGGCTTCTAAGCCAGCAATCCAGACTGATTTGACTCAGTAACAAAATGCTTGTTTACAAGGCCATCATACAACCAATCTGGACATATGGAATAGAACTCTGGGGCTGTGCAAGCAATACTAACATCGAAATCctccaaagatttttatctgGAGATTCCAATCGTAAAAGAAGTAATCCGCAAAAACAGTAGTAGATATGCATCTACTCTATGTGGAAAGGTTAAACCAACATACAAATGAACTGGCTATGAATTTGTTAACTCCAGGAGATGATGTAACGCAGTTTCTTCCATTGGAAGGCACCGTATAACACCCATTAACCACAGAAAATATCTGATTATGGCCGACTGCAGATGAACGAGAAAAAAATGCTCAAGTacgactcccgtatgtcaaaaacgttccGCATAGTTCACTATatgacatattatattaattgtatatgtcgcagccaactagcctAATTAGCCATTCAACAGCCTAGTCTCGTTATTAATAGCGCCGTTCCACTAGCGgtactcacattgccagaaggttcgcaagtgcgttgcaggCTTTTTAGGAATAGGTACGATCTTTTCTAGAAGGAccttaaaaaatctatgtagGCAGCtagtataaagtatatttatgcCACTTGGTAAAGATTGGAAGTGCTGTTACCGTCCCATTGTTTGACAAACATTGATAATTACTTATGATTAAGCCTTTCTGTAGCAACAATTGTTTCGGGAAGACAACCCAGGATATCCATGAATCACttatcacaattttatatcataaaatcatatgaataaaaacaatatgatCAAAGCAGTataaaacagacacagaaatgtCCATACCGGATATGAGAGAGCTGCGGCCACAAGTTTGAGTCCGCGAGCACGTGCTTCAGCCACGGCTAACATCGCTTGAGCTTCTCCCGATGCTTTGTTAATTTGTTCTTGCTTTTCCGCctctaaacaaatatatatagtatatacaatcaaatgtttatattaagcATCGGCtatttgtttgaaatattttgatgTATTACAAATGTACTGTCTCCGTtagtattgaaaatattacctGAAGCAAGGATTCTAGCTTGTCGCTTTCCTTCAGCCACATTGATGTCAGCCGCACGCACTCCTTCAGACTCAAGTATTGCAGCTCGCTTGCGACGTTCAGCCTCAACCTGCATTTGCATAGCTTCATGGACACGGGTTGGCAACTTTATGtcacctgaaaaaaaaattgattacattacatatgaattttaaaaaaagctataaagaaaatcttgccttaataaaaaaattctgttaatattttacttacattaaagattacagtaatttattttgtttattaacacttttttgctttacaatataaaaattgaacataattaaactggcggccttatcactTTTGagtgatctcttccaggcaaccactgtgagaagagaaaaaaaaatattatatgagataaggtaggcaagaagtgcagtACACCTATGTATTAGGTGTTCTATATATAGTtgttaagacaaaactaaacttaaaaaaagtatacatGAACcacaataatttaagtttagtcTCACATctgttagtaagaaagttagggatacaaTGTGGACaagtaatgtttgtacagaagagatttaaaggaagaagaaaggagctaagcgaatagggacagGAAGCGAaatccatagcctaactgcagagaccttaaaggactcgccaagaaaggaggagttataagatgggatttcaagggtaaagttttcggaagagcgtattttttacaattacagATTAGAAATCaacaaacattaattaactacatatgttttaatttatagttttataaaacataattttttgagGCCATTTCATAATATACTTACGTATTTCATATCTCAGACATGCTATACCCCAAGCTTCACTGGCCTTGTTGATAGAATGTACAATAGATACATTCAGTGACTCTCTTTCCCTAAATACTTTATCAAGAGATATTTTCCCTAACTCTGATCTCATTGTAGTTTGAGCAAGCTGTGTTATTGCAAACTCTGGATCCTCAACACCGTAGGaagctaaaattaattattataattgctttaaatgaatttttacaGCAGTAAATTTCAAACTTATGAAACTGTTgatcaaattaaaatcagtttttCTTATCAAAATATAGCAATAGTataatgaaaacataaatGCTCTGCATAtgctatacaaaaaataatgcatTCAAGGTGCTGCTGAGGCTGTGTTATGTTTCATTTAGATCTAACACTATGTCTGCACACTCTTTGCATTATAGTGAAAAGATGGCTTTGTCAGTGGCACAAGTACATGGTAGCAGTAACAGCTTTCTGAACATGATTGCAGATAGGACTAATTGTTCCCTGATGATGTCACTTGTTCAGAAAACACAtatgaaacattaaaaaatataaaaataaaattacaattatatctaCTAACACTATTGAACACGttattcaaaatgttttttttttaaagtaaattaaggACATTTACCAAGGTAAGGGTCCATTATACGTAAATATAAGACACCATCAATGCTTAATGTGACATTATCCGATGTAATCGCACTTTGCTTTGGCACATCAATAGCAATTTCTTTTAGACTTtgcacatattttattttatccacTATAGGCCATAAGAGATTTAACCCTGGTTCCAGGAGTCTATGAAACTTTCCCATTCTTTCAACAATCCATGCCTGAAATTTCGAGAAAAAGTTGAGTGGTTGTGGTCTGTGATAactaactatataaataaaaataatccacATTTTGTATTAGAAAACAAACTAACCTCTTGTTGCGGTACAAACATAACAACTGTATTAATCGGAGATGTGGAACGGTACCGTGCTGCTGAGACGCTATAAAGAAATCTGCCTTCATTTTGATATTCCTTAAGAGTATTCTGAAAGTTccaatatgaaaattaaattattattaggcaatgttcaagtattttttttaaataattcgaaCCTTTAAAGGAAGCGCTTTTGATAGGAATAACCTTGTCCGTgagaacatttttatttattagaatttacGAGACTTAAGTAAAATCTTGTAAGATGAtgaataaattcataattattgtaacatGTAAGATAACCCGCAGGGTAAACAGAAAATTGCTCAATTACAATTGACGATTCCCTGTTTCAGAAGTGACTGGCAGTTGACCAAGAAATCTATCAATGgctttcaaaaaatattgacaattgacaaaagTTAATCTATCTCTACTCCTTCATTCATACTAAAGAAGGACgaaaacataaacaatttatttatacatgtaTAAAAGACTAACTgtaccttgtgcccagttggcataaataaaagccataaacaagaaaaaaaagacTAACTATTCTTTGTGTCACTGTTTCTATGCTGTAGTCACCGAGGAAAAATCTAACCACAGGAGGTACGGTACACCTTTTCACACGACACGAGTTTAATCAACGATAAACTGGGTAATAAGTAGTCGGCGGCGATTATTGCCCTTCCGTAACTTACTGACTTTTAACTTTGTCCTCTAAATGCATAGCTTTCAATGTTCAACCTAGgcatgaaatatttttactaagttACTTCTTATGTTACCATAGCAACCAAAGGTAGCGTTAATGTTTACATATAGCAACAAGCTATTTGTTAATCATTCGCGAGTATAAGCATCccataatataacatatacctACTTTAAAAATCGTAGCCTAAATAATGGAAAAGGAAAGGATTAAATCGATTGAATCGTGTAGTAGACATAGCGATGACTATGAAACTGATCAAAGCCGCATAGGTGCTAAACTGAGAAGATTAAAAATCCAGGAAGAAATATTGACCACGTCAACCAATAAGATTGCATTAAAATTTGACATGGTAGATAACGGCTATACAGAGAGTGTAGGACTGcgaaattatttacacaaaataaaaagcaCTTATACGGAAATTAAAACTCTGTATcaagatattaaaacaattacaaagGACCGACATAGTTTGGAAAATACTGGTAAGATTGatctatttaatttgaaaaacttTTCTAAGTGTATAACATAGCTGAAATTAatggaatattataaaaggaagtaaaaaaaatacttaataccGAACAAGTAACCGATGATGTTTGACATTTGACGTTTGATAACTGCACATGGATTCACATCAATGAAACAGAAATGTGTTTTACTCTACCCGCATATGTAACACATCTCTTTGTCTGTTACAACTTACAAGTCCGTATcgtattgttacgagctaggggatcggatagaaaatgccgtagatgcCCGTTCaatggtttatttttaaataaatcaatgcgGAATTTATGAACACAAATTACTCGCAGAAATGCATTAATTACACATACCAAACACAGTCactagttaatttaattaggacacttcacactgtactttatcactctattcgcactttatctcTTAAAATCGCATTCGAAACCGAATGCATTGGTCGCATTTCGGCTCGCTCGAATAatttgctactgagtagcgattgtacaattctagaacgtccgtaCTCTGTCACTTTCGCACATTGATCCGgacttgtcgtacggcgttctagagtgctcagtagCTTCGAGAAGGTTCCGATCTTCCCTCACTCTCGCGTCCATGTCCCACACCTAGAAAATTAtatctagaatattccttcatcaaagggatATAACTAAGCCTGAAAAAGCCTGAAAACCTtatgaaaataacaatttcctaATATGTAATTGACTCTCTCCTGAAACTGTCAGGAATCACATTTCGCCCtgctctaactagtggaaaaatctagaaacattgcagtcaacccgtcttcgtaacaatatgcaTTACACTACTATATTAGGTACATAAATTGCCTTTATTATTAGCTTTAGGGGTATCAGAggagttaattatattttattttctcagaTATTGATGatgttagaaaatatatattggaaTTGGAAAAGAAAATGGGCGCATTAAAAGAATATTCTCATACAGAAATCGGTTTACTGAAGGTTGCGGAAAAGGAGCTATTGATACAAGTACACTCAAAATAATAACCGAATAAGAAAGGCCAAAGTATACCTATGCTAATCGGAGATTAAATTCcaaattcgatttttttatgcaaacCGATTTTCATGAATATTTTGCCGTATTTGATTTCTACATTTACAGTCGTGATAAGTTCGGTAACATTCAACCACACCCatgaaattaacttaaatgGTAGTGAATGTATTCAAAATGTCCGATTAACGACTCATTGAAAGAAGTATAGGGCTGtagattttaaattctaattcaGTGAACGTTTCTAACgttactaaattattaaacaaactgtTAATATTTGATGAACGAGTACGGCTcactaaataatttcaaaaccaATTCGAATCGGGTCCTTCAACCAAAAGcgcaccaattcttaaaatgccggcaacgcactcgcgagccctctggaaATTAGTGTACATGAGCGgctggtatcacttaacatcgggtgagcctcctgccacTTTGCTTGatctataaaaacaattataagttaatcTTAACTTTAGCTAGGTTAAATATAGGCCAACAATGTcgcataaaaaatttaaagtcataacatattataaagttcctttagttttaagtttattttgtgattttttaagcatttctggtttaaattataataacatattacaGATAAATGAAAGCTCTGATGAGAAAAGGTTTAAAAATACTCGGGTAGCAACTAAACCATTTAGTGACGTCGTGCCCAGCCCCGTACGAGCACTAATTAACTCACCatttaaatgtatagtaaGTAAAGAGTTACATAATGCAattcattcatattttaacatataaaattgcTTTGCTTGTGGCGGCATCCATGCGTCGgtttgtctctctccctaaaatatggctggtcatgcgtgatactcgtgaacgggtgctacttgtggtgactggtcgtacttgaattagcgtatgcggtgatgttagttatttcggcTATGTACTTGTGTTTTGTTCCCACGATAATGTAAGCTGTATAATGTAatgtgctcctatttcaccatgcctcctgctgacaCACAGgagtggaacatggtgtaatggttgcagctccttgaAGCGATTTTGACCGCCCGTtgccattattatttataatttgtactcATTTTTGCAAGGAAGTattaaaagcaaaaaatatcgtttaattatgtatatgtactTAGAATAAACCAAAATGATGGACGTTTCTGTGGCGTTCTAttgattaatacaaatatttagcGAGTTTGAGCTTGGAGGAGGATTCAGCTGTTCTAATATAGGATTACATAGTTGCCTCATGAATACAGCTTTTACCTTTAGCATAGGTTTCTAGCTACTTTAAGAATGTTCGAGTTCGAGTCAAAACTcttaattagtaaataaaactctttgtttgaagctgggtaacaACTGTCTTgaatggtttaaaatatgagcttataactaacacaaaattacgcttataatttttacataaaatatacttatgtaatttaagtaATGTTGGGTAAGCATAAGTAT includes these proteins:
- the LOC123712993 gene encoding stomatin-like protein 2, mitochondrial — its product is MFSRTRLFLSKALPLKNTLKEYQNEGRFLYSVSAARYRSTSPINTVVMFVPQQEAWIVERMGKFHRLLEPGLNLLWPIVDKIKYVQSLKEIAIDVPKQSAITSDNVTLSIDGVLYLRIMDPYLASYGVEDPEFAITQLAQTTMRSELGKISLDKVFRERESLNVSIVHSINKASEAWGIACLRYEIRDIKLPTRVHEAMQMQVEAERRKRAAILESEGVRAADINVAEGKRQARILASEAEKQEQINKASGEAQAMLAVAEARARGLKLVAAALSYPDSKQAASLSIAEQYVDAFRKLARTNNTLILPANAGDVSNLVAQAMSIYSTVSAHNSQSQPHGEPIIPEIMSEDPLFKLNAPALNEKGTTLAGQPIPQENDLAEYFSDDEEREQALKAQEKKKWQKLEKET
- the LOC123713266 gene encoding uncharacterized protein LOC123713266 isoform X2, producing MEKERIKSIESCSRHSDDYETDQSRIGAKLRRLKIQEEILTTSTNKIALKFDMVDNGYTESVGLRNYLHKIKSTYTEIKTLYQDIKTITKDRHSLENTDIDDVRKYILELEKKMGALKEYSHTEIGLLKVAEKELLIQINESSDEKRFKNTRVATKPFSDVVPSPVRALINSPFKCIEVQRFQEFMKTNKRYGGWDEYNHNIFVHIWNKYYGDDVIENPDKKDPPYLKFKDEICMKIFAKLSETEDEFSCDMYVSTVDESSSEKGVGIGGRIKQRSISHLYNSTKQWTRCQNNEINESRNNNIDGIEKLKIPSWRINL